In Symbiobacterium terraclitae, the genomic stretch CTGCCGCGTGGGGATGCTCTTCCAGCGGCCGAACCCCTTCCCGATGTCGATCTACCGGAACGTCGCCTTCGGGCCGGCGCTGTTCGGCGTGCGGGGCGCGGAGCTGGACCGCATCGTCGAGGAGGCGCTGCGGCGGGCAGCGCTGTGGGACGAGGTGAAAGGGCGGCTGCACCAGCACGCGTCCGGGCTGTCGGGCGGCCAGCAGCAGCGGCTCTGCCTGGCGCGGGCGCTGGCCATGGAGCCGGAGGTGCTCCTGATGGACGAGCCCTGCTCGGCCCTGGACCCCGCCGCGACCGAGGCCGTCGAGGCGCTCATCCGCGAGCTCCGCCGCACCATGGCGATCGTCATCGTCACCCACTCCATGGACCAGGCCCGCCGGATCGCCGACCGGGTCGCCTACTTCCAGGACGGCCGGCTGGTCGAGGAAGGGCCTGCCGCCCAGGTGCTGACGAGGCCGCAATGCGAGGAGACGCGCCGGTTCCTGACCCATTCCCCGACATGGTTGGGATAAAATGCATTCCAACACAGCATGTCAGAAAAAATGACATGCTGTTGACGCGTCTGGGCGCCGACCCGTATCATGGCCGTGAGTAAGGGTCGTGTCAGAAAAACTGACACGACTCAGGCGGGGAGGGTGCTGAAGTGGAAAAAGGGGTTCCTCCGGACGCTGTTTACTCGATGGGCGTGGTGGAGCGCATCACCGGGCTTACCGCCCGCCAGGTGCGGTACTGGGAGAAGCACGGGCTGATCGCCCCCGCCCGCACGAAGGGACGGCACCGCATGTACACCGAGGCAGACCTGATCCGCCTGAAAGAGATCAAGCGGCTGGTCGCGTCGGGCATGAACATGGAGCAGGTGAAGGCCTATCTGGCCAGGCGCAAGGCGGCGCCCGCGCAGGGGCAGGCGCCCGTGCTGCCGGCCGAACGGATTGCCGAGCGCCTGCCGACGCTGTCGGCCGGGCCCGTGCGCTCCCTGTACACCGGAGCGAACCGCGCCGAACTTCAGCGGCTGATCGACCGGAAGCCGTCCCCCTGATCGCAGGCCCCGAATGCAGGTGACCCAACTCA encodes the following:
- the pstB gene encoding phosphate ABC transporter ATP-binding protein PstB gives rise to the protein MSSSRPKMETRGLRVFYGEREALRGVTLAVPDRSVTALIGPSGCGKSTFLRCLNRMHDLNPGVRVEGRILLDGRPVDRLDPQILRCRVGMLFQRPNPFPMSIYRNVAFGPALFGVRGAELDRIVEEALRRAALWDEVKGRLHQHASGLSGGQQQRLCLARALAMEPEVLLMDEPCSALDPAATEAVEALIRELRRTMAIVIVTHSMDQARRIADRVAYFQDGRLVEEGPAAQVLTRPQCEETRRFLTHSPTWLG
- a CDS encoding MerR family transcriptional regulator; its protein translation is MEKGVPPDAVYSMGVVERITGLTARQVRYWEKHGLIAPARTKGRHRMYTEADLIRLKEIKRLVASGMNMEQVKAYLARRKAAPAQGQAPVLPAERIAERLPTLSAGPVRSLYTGANRAELQRLIDRKPSP